In Mytilus edulis chromosome 3, xbMytEdul2.2, whole genome shotgun sequence, the genomic window ctcctgacttgggacaggcgcaaaaatgcggcggggttaaacatgtttgtgagatctcaaccctccccctatacctctagccaatgtagaaagtaaacgcataacaatttgcacattaaaattcagtttaagagaagtccgagtctgatgtcagaagatgtaaccaaagaaaataaacaaaatgacaataatacataaataacaacagactactagcagttaactgacatgccaactccagacttcaattaaactgactgaaagattatgatttcatcatatgaacatcaggcacaatccttcccgttataTTTACAATCCTATTAGGCTTTAATTCCACTTCATTgataataattcaaaaaatatctATAGAGATTGTTACACTAAATGCCATGCAAAAGATGATGAATagtattaatttttaaattgctAAAAATTGTCCAAATTTAAGTTTTTGAATCATTTTATCTTAAATTGTGCATAATTTGAATTATTCAAAGTTTTCTTTGATTTAATCTCTAAAATACTTAAGGGAAATATTCTTTAAGCTCAAATTAAAAGAGATAAGATTAATATCTCAAAAAAGATCAATGATTTTTAGATTTTAAGCTCAAATAAAGGGAGATAAGATTAATAtctccaaaaaaaataattattttaaattatctcCCATGGAAACTTCTGAGAAGGTATAGTTCTCCTACTCTTGAATATTCAGTATTGACTGCTGTTTTTAGAAGTAAATATCACACAGTAACTGCATAAACATTACTTTACATTATGATCTTATGAAGTAAATTTGTTTGTAGATTTCCATTatagaaaagaaaacaaatgaagTATACAGTGTATTAAAATAAGAATATCGATactagaaaaaaaaccaagacatTTTGAATGATTTCACATTAGAAAAAGATTAAACACTTTTACAAGATATATGTCTCCTTGTTTATTAAGCAAAAAGGAAAGATTTAAAGGACACATGCTTTATAACTAATATGGCAATCAACAATAAAAAACTGAGTGTGAAAAACAATTCACATTGCATTCTTAATAATATTACCACAGACATGACAGAGACAGGAAAATACTtctgtcagatttttttttataacagtaaTGTCTTTCAATGTGACATCCAAATCTTTAAAATTATTCTTGTTTACTGcaatatttcaaattttccattctacatttttttttctttttttttttaaatgtttaacattCATGATACTAACAAAACATTGCATTGTAGTTTTATGATACATTCACAATAGTTAAACTATGAAAAAAACAAGGTGATGAGTACAAAGCTGTCTAAATATCATTTTTTGTTCTCTCAATGTCAGCCATTAGGATTTCAAGAACTGTCTTTATGATCTAACAAAGCCGATCGGATTCCAATTTTCTGTAATTCATCCACAAGTTCCCCATTTTTGTGCATCTCCACCAACACATCAGAACCTCCTATGAATTCACCATTTAAATAAACCTGGGGTATGGTTGGCCAGTTACTGTATTCTTTTATTcctggaataaaaaaaagattaaaagtttAAAACCATACATATCATTTTGCATATAGTTATGTTAGTTTGATGTCCTGGCAACCAATCACAGACTTTCTGAGACAACTTAACTAGTCTTTTTTTAACAACTAACTCATATGTTCCTGCATATCTTTTTTATGACTAGAAAAGATCTTTGATATTATTGTTGGGTAAGGTCAAAAGAGCTACATGTATAATCTGACAAATAAAGATGAGTGGGTCTGTCCTAACATAAGcatgataaaaattaaaaccaaaGAAAATCAAAGTGATGATCATGGTAATTATTTAAAGTTTGCCAAAAGATCAAAGACATTGCCACAAAACCCATACACATTGTAAAACTGTATACTTGAGTAACATGACGGACTATGATAATTATAGGTTTCTCTGTATGTTAAGATACCAGACTTCTTTAACTTTCACATCTAAAAGAACGGATTTTTGCTGCTTTCATGTCTTTTGTGGTAGAGCAGTATATAtaaggtacaaatgtatttatattatacatgtttatatacatgtactttggaTATTATTTCGAAAGCAGTTCAGCATTCttattcattatacatgtaatactGCATCTgaagtattatacatgtatatatgtcatacatgtatgtattagagcaatcttttttttctgtatattatatttaaagatgtaggaagatgtggtatgagtgccaatgaaacaactctcaatcaaaaataacaatttataaaagttacccattataggtcaaggtatggccgtTAACACAGAGCATTACAAGAATAAATTCCTAGGAACCCTCAAATCATATTTCtctattttcttataaaatgtatagaatgaagttCTGTTTAGAATCATTGCTtttgtgagatttttttttaatgaaacttcaAGATAAAGAGGTATTTCAATCTTTCTGTCACTCTGACTTTGTGTTAATAAAAATAGTTGTAAAAATGCGAACCAACATGACCAAGCTAAAGTGTTGTTTTATTTGACTCTATCCTTCTGTCCTGGTATCAGTTAACATTAGTACGAGATGAAGTAGTGTGAGATTTCGATTGTTGTCGTAGTAAAGCGTAGTAAAACACTACTGGTCCTTGAATaacttactttatttttttatcaattttaattgtTGCATAAGAATGTAAtacaaaaattctaaattattgttaaaatcttcttcttcttcttcttcttttgttacagaaaaccataaacgtactgatgtttactttccgGCGTATGCctggtaaatgtttttttaataaattttaatttatgtgaataatttttgtcaaaacataaattaacaaaatatttcttgtttaaagttgtttttggtcatatattttcGTATTTTCAAATATACCTTGTCTCAAACTTTCGTCTTGAAGAACATTATGTGCTTTAAATTCAACACCATGCATATTTAGACACTGCACTGCCAATCTGCTAAAGCCACACATGGGCTGATCAGGGGTGCCCTTCATGAATAAAACAACTTTTTTGTCTTTGACAAGACCGTCAATGTGTTCTTTGCTTCCAGCATTTTGTGAATAATATGCAAGAAGACGACAATATGTTGACCTGTTCTCAGTATTCAACAAGGACACTGTAGATCGTAGTAGTCTATTCATCTTCAAGCTTATGCAAGGAAAACTAATTTTAGCAAGTTCTTTTTATTCTTTCGGCACCCTACAAAGATTTCAAAGATAAATCCCGAGAGTCCATGAAAGCGGTTCCGGTGTACACGAAAACATGACAGAAAAGTTAGAAATAATTCAACAACTTCACATAGCTGTAGAAAATGACAGAACAGATATTTTACGAGCTTTTATATCAACAATAGAGCAAAGTATGCATGTTATGATAATCGTCAGAGGGTGGATTCAAAAGTTCTAACATAGCACCAAAATTGTtctaaaaattataacaaacttTTTTTATAGGTCCAATTGTAATTTGTGTTTCCTAACTTGGAAAGCTACATTTTTTGCTCTGAGTTAATGagcagtgttccagctaggccgttttcagagggcgcggcgcccgccctttttggagtggcgccctgtgccctttttacagtttccagggcgccctgcctttttttgaagatcgattgcatattaatttgcgtattgatatgatacgctaattactaaattttacctggggaaaagattatgactttgtttaccaccccCAGCTAATCTatggttacaactggtgtcataatctgttgttataggtaatccgtttatcggatgggtcattaatgatcatcaacattaattcgttcaaatagaatcggtcagtcggcaattatctttgaagaaatgtgcatacaacaacttgggcacaatttgtgatgtttaccgtagtttcatggaagaaacgtaatgacagaaagttggaaaaccatacaccttatcactatttgtccgccattgctggatatcacacaggttcccgtaaaatgttgacgtcataaaacaaaatatctgacgccacaatggaaaagtgattgttgttgacgtcaaaagttcaagcggccgggtcagccgggattagcgataaggtgtattataaactggttgaagacattgttttacttgttttctgtaaaataaacagaaaattcagacgtatttgtcattgactgccttcatttttgatacgaaaataacaaaatcggccaccatattgtgatcatatttacatcatatttacgtactgtttataatcctccaaagaaggagcacacccgaatatagaaagataactcaatctgatttttttcctagcattgagtaacccatttacatattctaaaatgtgtctccaAACATgtacttcttgcttaagaatatatatgtttaggtatttattttgagttatgggaaaagttaaagagggtcttagtagcagtgttggtagggtgccttggtcatcttttttctgtattctttatttttgatactatttttcactgttgctttatatcctaaaattgtgaatttactgagcacagctgttttgtgcagtattgccatcaagcacagcaggggaagaaaggtgaaactggtaaaatgtggtagaccatagaaacagtatgaaactgatctcctttcaaaacatactgcatataaagttcaactgtgccaagcaatgataaaaaaacttgtgtgacaagctgcttgacaagtttttcagccttaaaagtagaaagatagagttctatatgggctaaagatgttgttcttgtataacctgtgattcaacgaataaacacaaatgtttgattaacatcttttattaaaatatgcccttttcatattatcatatcgcgcgttaaatgccctttttcaggattggcaccctgcccttttgaaaacctagctggaacactgatgAGGATTCAAAGCCGATATGTCAGTCACAATGCTTAAATGTATGTAATTAGGTCacagcaggaacatatatatattgaccGGACTTGACACTACCAAATAATTTGCAGCCGATTTTATTGTCAGGTCATAGTTAATAAAGATACAATACTGAATCAGACATGTGTTAAAACATACTCGCTATTATCCTAATAATTTCtgataatatcaataaaatgtatttcaaactaGTTTGATAGTGATTGCAGTGTATCAAACTTGTATTCTGTCacttcaaatttgttaaaatcacATTCATTTAATCACAGAATGGTAAAGAGAGCATACAGGGTCAAAATAAAATTGCTTGGATTGCATTCCCAAATTTACAAACCATTATTAAACACTTCACATCAAATAAATCAAACTAATTTTGGTCATTTTATATGACAAAGTATATCTACTTTATgataaaacttgta contains:
- the LOC139514258 gene encoding uncharacterized monothiol glutaredoxin ycf64-like, whose amino-acid sequence is MNRLLRSTVSLLNTENRSTYCRLLAYYSQNAGSKEHIDGLVKDKKVVLFMKGTPDQPMCGFSRLAVQCLNMHGVEFKAHNVLQDESLRQGIKEYSNWPTIPQVYLNGEFIGGSDVLVEMHKNGELVDELQKIGIRSALLDHKDSS